Proteins from a single region of Argiope bruennichi chromosome 6, qqArgBrue1.1, whole genome shotgun sequence:
- the LOC129972133 gene encoding protein O-linked-mannose beta-1,4-N-acetylglucosaminyltransferase 2-like — MNLFYQLLCPTFFAVILVFIFKLPTNGKWNFQWRSFSLNLDFKYKYFTDINNSTSFYSSVFCRGNNHTDRLCRFKNLCFDPKSQLFVFFQNSISMKTGVPIDRFSPALTDFSSVSDHNTQYFNYIELPDFSSKEFNITFHQGHGLMFKRFNPDNLMHVFHDDLLPIFVTLDELSLLNNSNTFIIISDSKPPGIYANLYENFLNSKPLYVHFLSKNHLHCFENAYVGLNKASVWYQYGFREPQGPLQKPHVGPIIIHFRNYFIKQFSLIFPSEEKQASLLVRKYNRKILNEDKVINAISSISGYNTHVLSLDGSSVLEVIQEILKSCLVIAMHGSLLILSLFLEPYSIVIELFPYGIHPDISTPYKTLCEFPELKLFYKAWKNDFKSNSFPHPEYPPEWGGILHLPSEEQRKIQSSLVMPFLCCDNPVWLYRIYQDTVVDIDSFSILLQTIIKDKDNYVISDKHQRTYHLYPGEISSGCCNISDETLTLMWEQPWNLRFLDVLQLEYEVWLQDIERDDVQAFLMKTTKFVFPIKSAKKMYYAWIRCHADGLIGPFSSNPIICSYESNCSIIS, encoded by the coding sequence ATGAACCTTTTCTATCAGTTATTATGTCCAACATTCTTTGctgttattttagtttttatatttaagttgcCTACTAATGGTAAATGGAATTTTCAGTGGAGATCCTTTTCATTgaatttagatttcaaatataagtattttacagatattaataATTCAACATCATTTTATTCTTCAGTGTTCTGTCGTGGTAACAATCATACAGATAGATTATGCCGATTCAAGAATTTGTGTTTTGATCCTAAATCCCAGTTATTtgtcttttttcaaaattcaatatcaatGAAAACTGGTGTACCAATCGATAGATTTTCACCAGCTCTTACTGACTTCTCCTCAGTCTCAGATCACAACACACAgtatttcaattatattgaaCTTCCTGATTTTTCATCTAAAGAgtttaatattacttttcatCAGGGGCATGGTTTAATGTTTAAACGCTTCAATCCTGATAATCTAATGCATGTGTTTCATGATGATCTCTTACCAATTTTTGTGACTCTAGATGagctttctcttttaaataattctaacacTTTCATCATCATATCAGATTCCAAGCCACCAGGTATATATGctaatttatatgaaaactttctGAATTCTAAACCCCTGTATGTccattttttatctaaaaatcacCTCCATTGTTTTGAAAATGCCTATGTTGGACTTAATAAGGCATCAGTATGGTACCAATATGGCTTTAGAGAGCCTCAGGGGCCTTTACAAAAGCCACATGTTGGtccaataattattcattttcgaaattattttattaaacaattttcattaatattcccCTCAGAAGAAAAACAGGCTTCTCTTTTAGTTCGTAAATATAACCGAAAGATTCTAAATGAAGATAAAGTTATTAATGCCATTTCAAGCATTTCTGGATATAACACCCATGTTCTTTCACTTGATGGATCTTCTGTTTTGGAAGTgattcaggaaattttaaaaagttgcttgGTGATAGCCATGCATGGTTCACTACTGATACTTTCTCTCTTCTTGGAACCATATTCAATTGTCATTGAGCTGTTTCCCTATGGCATTCATCCTGATATCAGCACCCCATACAAGACTTTATGTGAATTTCCTGAATTGAAACTCTTTTATAAAGCttggaaaaatgattttaagtcaAATTCTTTCCCTCATCCAGAATATCCTCCTGAATGGGGAGGAATCTTACATTTGCCTTCTGAAGAGCAAAGAAAAATACAGAGCTCACTTGTAATGCCATTTTTATGCTGTGATAACCCAGTGTGGTTGTATCGCATCTACCAAGATACTGTGGTTGATATAGATTCTTTTAGTATATTGCTTCAAACTATTATTAAGGACAAAGATAATTATGTGATTTCAGATAAACATCAAAGGACTTACCATCTTTACCCAGGTGAAATTTCTAGTGGATGCTGTAATATTTCTGATGAAACTTTAACTTTAATGTGGGAACAACCTTGGAACCTTAGATTTTTAGATGTTTTACAGTTAGAATATGAAGTATGGCTTCAGGACATTGAAAGAGATGACGTCCAAGCCTTTTTAATGAAGACTACTAagtttgtttttcctattaagtCTGCAAAGAAAATGTACTATGCTTGGATAAGATGTCATGCAGATGGATTAATAGGGCCCTTCAGTTCAAACCCAATTATTTGTTCTTATGAATCTAATTGTAGTATTATTTCTTGA
- the LOC129972653 gene encoding probable E3 ubiquitin-protein ligase makorin-1: protein MAEGTSSNLNDIVHQSPSNENENENEDIFQDSATNNYYIPEGTVCWFFLQDNCKYGDKCWFKHDEQVRINFQSTQCDEDAQPRKSNENLESCSSEIDNMQKKCKSKNCNFHCKNPFPNAELEASSCGNIPPDWVNAPEFIPKTTVSYADSLKCNMNYASESQRRRFGELCTHFMMGKCPFVQCPFIHGDICELCNIACLNPYDKAQRETHIEYCSKEIEKDMELSFAIQRSINKTCGICMDVIMEKEPVSERRFGILENCYHIFCVSCIRKWRQVKNFDGTQLDSDINPKVTRSCPECRVPSDFVTPSLFWVDTEDEKRKLITDYKGALSKKPCKYFKKGEGTCPFGGACFYLHAKPDGTVVKLPPPRRRRRQNQDGEIDIMDEIFLWSFMEARDEVYDDLNDEVYVVSDDVVESSE from the coding sequence ATGGCTGAAGGTACATCaagtaatttaaatgatattgttCATCAATCCccttcaaatgaaaatgaaaatgaaaatgaagatataTTCCAAGATTCAGCtacaaacaattattatattcctGAAGGCACTGTGTGCTGGTTTTTCCTTCAAGATAATTGTAAATATGGTGATAAATGCTGGTTCAAGCATGATGAACAAGTTAGGATTAACTTTCAATCTACTCAGTGTGATGAAGATGCGCAACCAAGAAAGTCTAATGAGAATCTAGAATCTTGCTCATCTGAAATCGATAATATGCAAAAGAAGTGCAAATCTAAAAACTGCAACTTCCACTGTAAGAATCCCTTTCCAAATGCGGAGCTAGAAGCAAGTTCATGTGGGAACATTCCACCAGATTGGGTAAATGCACCTGAATTTATTCCCAAAACTACAGTTTCATATGCAGATTCTTTGAAATGCAATATGAATTATGCGAGTGAATCTCAAAGGAGGCGATTTGGAGAACTTTGTACTCATTTTATGATGGGCAAGTGTCCTTTTGTGCAGTGCCCTTTTATTCACGGAGATATTTGTGAATTGTGCAATATAGCTTGTTTAAATCCGTATGATAAAGCACAGCGAGAAACACATATTGAATATtgttcaaaagaaatagaaaaggaTATGGAGTTATCATTTGCTATTCAACGTAGTATAAATAAAACTTGTGGTATTTGTATGGATGTTATAATGGAAAAGGAGCCTGTGTCAGAACGCCGCTTTGGAATACTTGAAAATTGCTATCATATCTTTTGTGTTAGCTGTATTCGAAAATGGAGAcaagtaaaaaattttgatgGTACACAGTTAGATAGTGATATAAATCCAAAAGTGACCCGTAGTTGCCCTGAATGCCGAGTTCCATCCGATTTTGTCACTCCAAGTCTTTTTTGGGTTGACACTGAAGATGAAAAGAGGAAATTAATCACAGATTATAAAGGAGCATTGAGTAAAAAACCttgtaagtattttaaaaaaggtGAAGGCACCTGCCCTTTTGGTGGAGCCTGTTTTTACCTTCATGCCAAACCTGATGGTACTGTTGTAAAGTTACCACCACCCAGAAGGCGACGAAGACAAAATCAAGATGGTGAAATAGATATAATGGATGAAATTTTCTTGTGGAGTTTCATGGAAGCAAGAGATGAAGTTTATGATGACTTGAATGATGAGGTATATGTCGTTTCTGATGATGTCGTTGAATCCTCAGAATAA